One region of Limnospira fusiformis SAG 85.79 genomic DNA includes:
- a CDS encoding ABC transporter permease: protein MLGRIMAIAKNVFWEVMRARVLYILGIFALLMVAAVELMPQVAASLEDKIVLDLGLAAISILSLIVAVFVSTNLINQEIEKRTVYLLISKPVSRPELIIGKHLGLWAVLAVLLVVMTVIYMGVLSLNQIPYPGQSIAISNLFIWIKFGLIGAAGILLGVLTSSLLATLLTFAVYVMGSLSRDLLELGQISDSNTIENVTTAMYVILPDLARLNLKNDAVYAEIPDVPILVANAGYGIIYTVLLLALAIAIFSRREL, encoded by the coding sequence ATGTTGGGAAGGATAATGGCGATCGCCAAAAATGTGTTTTGGGAAGTCATGCGCGCTAGGGTTCTCTATATTTTGGGTATCTTTGCGCTGTTGATGGTAGCAGCAGTTGAACTAATGCCGCAAGTCGCTGCTAGTTTAGAAGATAAAATTGTCTTAGATCTCGGTTTAGCTGCTATCAGCATTCTTAGCTTAATTGTCGCAGTTTTTGTCAGTACCAACTTAATTAACCAGGAAATTGAAAAACGCACCGTTTACTTACTGATTTCCAAGCCAGTTAGCCGCCCAGAATTGATTATTGGTAAACATTTGGGTTTGTGGGCGGTCTTAGCAGTTTTATTGGTGGTAATGACAGTCATATATATGGGGGTTTTAAGTCTTAACCAAATTCCCTACCCCGGACAAAGTATCGCCATTTCTAATCTGTTTATTTGGATTAAGTTTGGGCTAATTGGAGCCGCCGGGATTTTGTTAGGGGTGTTGACCAGTTCTCTCTTGGCTACACTCCTAACTTTTGCGGTTTATGTAATGGGGAGTTTGAGTCGAGACTTACTCGAATTAGGTCAAATTAGCGATAGTAACACCATTGAAAATGTCACTACGGCTATGTATGTCATTTTACCGGATTTAGCCCGTCTGAATCTCAAAAATGATGCCGTTTATGCCGAGATCCCTGATGTTCCTATTCTCGTGGCTAATGCTGGATATGGTATCATTTACACCGTCCTACTCTTAGCCTTGGCGATCGCTATTTTTTCCCGCCGAGAATTATAA
- a CDS encoding DUF6816 family protein: MGLVFKQGYACPVPGNMNLLYRMRCDRATLALLLFLGGLLFWLSPSAAWAGSLSDREFPDWKGKPVLSEARGDLVYPEWMAGKWDVTSTLVEARAPLAPDLVTPGFEGNLGYLDQPISFQVQFREMKSAPISSVLSPVPRLKLEEKLYPEIVADRSGNGLNIAKAILGDRGVISVQVDPNNPNRQITKFPGDRSLISVVTSRGTETPSPGEFIASEIAQQIFEGESTLYLNEVETTTAYRQEKQGIVGNQMTAIYLSPQDPNYFKAAGNPVALYRYQLTLQQVTNQGD; the protein is encoded by the coding sequence ATGGGTCTTGTATTTAAGCAAGGCTATGCTTGTCCTGTTCCTGGTAATATGAATTTGCTTTATAGGATGAGGTGCGATCGCGCCACTTTGGCTTTATTATTGTTTTTAGGTGGGCTGCTGTTCTGGTTATCGCCATCTGCGGCGTGGGCGGGTTCATTAAGCGATCGTGAATTTCCCGACTGGAAAGGAAAACCCGTCTTGAGTGAAGCGAGGGGAGATTTAGTCTACCCAGAATGGATGGCGGGAAAATGGGATGTCACCAGTACCCTAGTGGAGGCGCGCGCCCCCCTAGCACCGGATCTGGTAACTCCTGGTTTTGAGGGAAATCTTGGCTATCTCGATCAACCCATAAGTTTTCAAGTCCAGTTTAGGGAGATGAAATCTGCGCCTATATCCTCGGTGTTATCTCCGGTTCCCCGGTTGAAGTTAGAGGAAAAACTCTATCCTGAGATAGTAGCCGATCGCTCTGGTAATGGGTTAAATATTGCTAAGGCTATATTAGGCGATCGGGGGGTGATATCCGTACAGGTTGACCCCAATAATCCCAACCGCCAAATTACTAAATTTCCTGGCGATCGTAGCTTGATATCTGTGGTAACCAGTCGCGGAACAGAAACACCATCACCAGGAGAATTTATCGCCTCAGAAATCGCCCAGCAGATATTTGAGGGAGAATCAACCCTATATCTGAATGAGGTAGAAACAACCACAGCTTATCGACAGGAGAAACAAGGGATAGTAGGTAATCAGATGACAGCGATTTACCTATCCCCACAAGATCCTAATTACTTTAAAGCCGCCGGAAATCCCGTCGCCCTTTATCGCTATCAACTAACGTTACAACAAGTTACCAATCAGGGGGATTAA
- a CDS encoding Gfo/Idh/MocA family protein, with protein MTANKIGIAVVGTGFGQKVHIPALKEHPRTEIIAVYHRDLDKAKAIASEHNIPHASDRVSQMVTIPEVSAVTVATPPFLHFQMAKEVLHAGKHLLLEKPTTLNVEEAKYLYQLANDKNCVTTMDFEFRFVPQWLQLEKLLRQGYVGQPRLVKIDWLVSSRADANRPWNWYAEKQKGGGALGAIGSHSFDYIHWLFGPISRLCGQLSTTIAERPDPAESGKLKPVDADDTCNLILELADGTPCQVCLSSCTFQGRGHWVEVYGSDGTLILGSNNQKDYIHGFKLWGSKAGEDLAEIAIPDNLQFPKTHDDGRISAFLRVVDRWMEAISRHESLVPSLREGVYSQLLMDLTHESNVTGTWVDVPDLNNLL; from the coding sequence ATGACCGCAAATAAAATTGGTATTGCCGTAGTCGGGACGGGATTTGGTCAAAAAGTCCACATCCCGGCTCTCAAGGAACACCCCCGCACGGAGATTATAGCAGTTTACCATCGAGATCTAGACAAAGCCAAGGCGATCGCATCTGAACATAATATTCCCCACGCCAGCGATCGGGTGAGTCAAATGGTCACTATACCAGAAGTCAGCGCTGTTACGGTTGCTACCCCCCCATTTCTCCACTTTCAGATGGCCAAAGAAGTTCTCCACGCTGGAAAACATCTGTTATTAGAAAAACCCACCACTCTTAATGTTGAAGAGGCCAAATATCTGTATCAACTGGCTAACGACAAAAACTGTGTCACCACCATGGATTTTGAATTTCGCTTTGTCCCGCAATGGCTGCAATTAGAAAAACTACTACGCCAGGGATATGTCGGACAACCGAGGCTAGTCAAGATTGATTGGTTAGTGTCCAGTCGCGCCGATGCTAATCGACCCTGGAACTGGTATGCTGAGAAACAAAAGGGCGGCGGTGCTTTAGGCGCGATCGGTTCCCACAGCTTCGACTATATACACTGGCTATTTGGTCCGATAAGCCGCCTGTGCGGACAGTTAAGCACAACCATAGCCGAACGTCCTGATCCGGCTGAGTCCGGCAAACTGAAGCCTGTAGATGCCGATGATACCTGTAATTTAATCTTGGAGTTAGCCGACGGAACCCCCTGTCAGGTATGTTTGAGTTCTTGCACCTTCCAGGGACGGGGACACTGGGTAGAAGTCTATGGTAGTGATGGAACATTAATTCTCGGTAGCAATAATCAAAAAGACTATATCCACGGTTTCAAATTGTGGGGAAGTAAAGCTGGGGAAGATTTGGCAGAAATTGCCATTCCCGATAATTTGCAGTTTCCCAAAACTCATGATGATGGTCGCATCTCTGCCTTTTTGCGGGTTGTCGATCGCTGGATGGAAGCTATCTCACGCCATGAGTCCCTGGTACCTTCTTTGCGGGAGGGGGTCTATTCTCAATTACTAATGGATCTCACCCATGAATCCAATGTTACAGGGACTTGGGTTGATGTTCCTGATCTGAACAATTTATTGTAG
- a CDS encoding Tab2/Atab2 family RNA-binding protein, whose product MRIWQADFYRRPLRDDSGQPLWELLLCDELGDRLLVATCPQSEANSTWLLKQLEEIWDTDQPDLIQVFRPACLNLFEVVGKQLGVTVQGTRRTLGLKKLLAEMMLIYPQMPGYTGEDYDPLAIDKLPPLPLPENLWGTRWRFATLPAGDLQEVFGDRPIPILDMPSFLLPLNLGLASTVAISGVVIDGGRQSMRLARWLQSVKPVGLNYIPGQPDGLILEAGLSDRWVVATFDDDDVAQAARMFETRKRLAKGLHFLLIQPDDSGVTYTGFWLLAGE is encoded by the coding sequence ATGCGGATATGGCAAGCTGATTTTTATCGCCGTCCTCTTCGGGATGACAGCGGACAGCCTTTGTGGGAACTGTTACTTTGTGATGAATTGGGCGATCGCTTATTGGTGGCGACTTGTCCTCAGTCGGAAGCTAACTCTACTTGGCTGCTGAAACAGTTAGAAGAAATTTGGGACACTGATCAACCTGATCTGATTCAGGTGTTTCGACCTGCTTGCTTGAATCTCTTTGAGGTGGTGGGTAAACAGTTGGGGGTGACTGTCCAGGGGACTCGTCGGACGCTGGGTTTAAAAAAATTGCTGGCAGAGATGATGTTAATTTATCCCCAAATGCCAGGTTATACTGGCGAGGATTATGATCCTTTGGCTATTGATAAATTACCCCCTTTACCTCTACCGGAAAATCTCTGGGGGACGCGCTGGCGGTTTGCGACTCTTCCAGCGGGAGACCTTCAGGAAGTCTTTGGCGATCGCCCTATTCCTATTTTGGATATGCCATCATTTTTACTACCCCTGAATTTGGGTCTGGCTTCTACCGTTGCTATTTCCGGGGTGGTTATTGATGGGGGTCGCCAGTCTATGCGCTTGGCTAGATGGTTACAGTCGGTTAAACCTGTCGGCTTGAATTACATTCCCGGACAACCTGATGGCTTGATTTTAGAGGCGGGGTTGAGCGATCGCTGGGTAGTTGCTACTTTTGATGATGATGATGTCGCTCAGGCGGCGCGGATGTTTGAGACTCGTAAACGCTTGGCTAAGGGATTACATTTTCTCTTGATTCAACCTGATGATTCTGGGGTAACTTATACGGGTTTTTGGTTGTTAGCAGGGGAATGA
- a CDS encoding PAS domain S-box protein — protein sequence MSRLNGRVFDLGSGVLRQIGISPDISFDDITRLTIHITNAPIAFISFIDQTHQWLKAQIGLSDDLSVYLDFCGYAIAYHRGGNLSTEPDSPTSQPIIIQDISTHPKLANHAIANNEQPIKSYLGVPITTRDGYQLGMLSVMTYECWQPSSGQIIALESLSRQVANQVNLHRQLMDLHGKLSHLETIIQERRKVWDIVRQERDFVNAVLDTISALVVVIDPDGQIVRFNKSCEQLTGYKAGDVEGLLIEDLGLSIFDQDWESLNWGLAAIEFDDPPPSSHQVQSNSIRMGHFPRQCENLWEGANGDSHLVAWSNSAIRNPDGSLRYILGCGIDITNRKQSEEMLHLLQRAIEASPNGIVISENTKNDLPIIYCNAAFEKLTGYTKEEVIGQNCRFLQGPETHEDAIAMIRQSIKRKQGCKVTLKNYRKNGSCFWNELAISPVRDHRGKLTHFIGIQTDITERKQSEDALRESEARYRLLADHATDLISRHDAEGIYIYASPACRDLLGYEPEELIGISAYNFFHPDDRERIQKSHQTLLSNSDVDTVSYRVRRSDGSFIWFETTSHAIRNQENNDIQEIVSISRDITERKQAEEILRERSHLSLLEAEVGKALGQGGTIPTILNRCAKAMDQYLKVAGVSIWTINSQTNQLERQAGAGIVTLKAPTPQLWNHELSQMSQQMAQLSHQTLEVPLVVEGRLMGMMAICSSHPLSPQVQDVLGWIANAIAVGIDRVKAREELQSRREALLFRLASQIRNSLDIDTILGTAVQEIRSVLQIDQCHFLWYLPTQPNRHNFAITHESRSPSLSTVLEDYPSDKIGWLAHKICNRETVQVNNLQDTTVLDATTRGLLEDAGIASEILLPLETRSGQRGAVVCNQYNSPRDWIDSDVELLRAVVDQLAIAIDQAELYAQTRAAALAAQTQAFHLSEALQDLQQKESQLIQSEKMSSLGQMVAGVAHEINNPVNFIYGNLTYARDYTKDLLELVELYQEQYPEPLEVIQERIEDIDLDFLVEDLPKILSSMEMGADRIRQIVVSLRNFSRLDEAEMKPVDIHEGIDSTLLILQNRLKAKGSSSGIELVKKYGQLPRVECYAGQLNQVFMNILSNAIDALDNQPDPRMITITTEVVSISSGSNLFPLPASDVIKTTSEGMIKPPVSKSEQVLIEIHDNGQGIPEDLKNRLFDPFFTTKPVGKGTGLGLSISYRIIVEKHGGSLKCISKPGDGCTFAIQIPIQPPPELKHAH from the coding sequence ATGTCCAGATTAAACGGCCGAGTTTTCGACCTGGGAAGTGGGGTATTGCGTCAGATCGGCATTAGCCCTGACATCTCCTTTGACGATATAACTCGCCTGACTATCCACATTACCAATGCACCGATCGCTTTCATCAGCTTTATCGACCAAACTCATCAGTGGCTGAAGGCTCAAATAGGCTTATCTGATGATCTGAGTGTTTATTTGGATTTTTGCGGATATGCGATCGCCTATCATCGTGGTGGGAATCTCAGCACCGAGCCCGACAGTCCTACCTCCCAACCGATTATTATTCAAGATATCAGCACTCACCCCAAGCTGGCTAATCATGCGATCGCTAACAATGAGCAACCCATCAAATCCTATCTGGGTGTTCCAATTACTACCCGAGATGGCTATCAATTGGGGATGCTATCAGTGATGACTTATGAGTGCTGGCAACCTTCATCAGGGCAGATTATAGCCCTAGAATCCCTCAGTCGTCAAGTAGCTAACCAAGTTAATTTACACAGACAATTAATGGACCTACACGGGAAACTAAGTCATCTGGAAACTATTATCCAAGAAAGGAGAAAGGTATGGGATATTGTCCGACAAGAACGGGATTTTGTCAATGCGGTTTTAGATACTATTAGCGCCCTAGTAGTGGTGATTGATCCGGATGGTCAGATTGTCCGTTTTAATAAAAGTTGTGAACAATTAACGGGATATAAAGCGGGAGATGTTGAGGGCTTATTGATTGAGGATTTAGGATTATCAATTTTTGATCAAGACTGGGAATCATTGAATTGGGGTTTAGCAGCCATTGAGTTTGACGATCCGCCCCCATCATCTCATCAGGTCCAATCGAATAGTATAAGGATGGGTCATTTTCCAAGACAGTGTGAGAACCTCTGGGAAGGAGCTAATGGAGATTCCCATTTAGTCGCTTGGTCAAATAGTGCCATTAGGAATCCAGATGGCTCTCTCAGATATATATTAGGCTGTGGAATTGATATTACTAACCGCAAACAGTCCGAAGAAATGTTGCATTTATTGCAACGGGCGATCGAAGCTAGTCCTAATGGGATTGTAATTTCGGAAAACACCAAAAATGATCTGCCAATTATTTACTGTAATGCAGCTTTTGAAAAGCTAACTGGGTATACTAAAGAAGAGGTGATTGGTCAAAACTGTCGGTTTCTACAAGGACCAGAAACCCATGAAGATGCGATCGCTATGATTAGACAATCCATCAAACGCAAACAAGGATGTAAAGTGACATTAAAAAATTATCGGAAAAATGGTAGCTGCTTCTGGAATGAACTAGCTATTTCTCCGGTGCGAGACCACCGAGGAAAACTCACCCATTTTATTGGTATTCAAACTGATATTACCGAACGGAAGCAGTCCGAAGATGCTCTGCGAGAAAGTGAAGCCCGCTACCGTCTGTTAGCCGATCATGCTACAGACTTAATCTCCCGACATGATGCTGAGGGTATTTATATTTATGCGTCTCCAGCCTGTCGAGATTTACTAGGTTATGAACCGGAAGAATTAATAGGAATTTCCGCTTATAATTTTTTCCACCCTGATGATAGAGAGCGCATCCAGAAATCTCACCAGACCTTATTGAGTAACTCTGATGTGGATACGGTAAGTTATCGAGTTCGGCGTTCCGATGGTAGTTTTATATGGTTTGAAACTACTTCTCATGCTATCCGCAATCAAGAGAATAATGATATCCAAGAGATCGTATCTATATCTCGTGACATTACCGAACGCAAACAAGCAGAAGAAATCCTGCGGGAGCGATCGCACCTTTCTTTATTAGAGGCGGAAGTTGGGAAAGCCCTAGGACAAGGTGGGACAATACCAACTATTTTGAATCGTTGCGCGAAAGCAATGGATCAGTATTTAAAAGTCGCGGGGGTATCGATATGGACCATAAACAGTCAAACTAATCAACTCGAACGACAAGCTGGGGCGGGAATTGTTACCCTGAAAGCACCCACACCTCAGCTATGGAACCATGAACTATCGCAAATGTCTCAACAGATGGCGCAGCTTTCCCACCAAACCTTAGAAGTTCCACTGGTGGTAGAAGGGCGGTTAATGGGGATGATGGCTATTTGTAGTTCTCATCCATTATCTCCGCAAGTTCAGGATGTGCTAGGTTGGATTGCTAATGCGATCGCTGTAGGAATTGACCGGGTAAAAGCCCGCGAAGAATTGCAAAGCCGTAGGGAAGCCTTACTATTTCGCTTGGCTAGTCAAATCCGCAATTCCCTAGATATTGACACAATTTTGGGAACAGCAGTTCAGGAGATCCGCAGTGTTCTACAAATCGACCAATGCCATTTTTTGTGGTACTTACCCACCCAACCGAACAGACATAATTTTGCCATTACTCACGAATCGCGATCGCCTTCTTTATCAACAGTTTTAGAAGATTACCCCTCCGATAAAATTGGCTGGTTGGCTCATAAAATCTGTAACCGGGAAACAGTACAGGTTAATAATCTACAAGATACAACCGTTTTAGATGCAACTACCAGGGGATTACTGGAAGATGCGGGAATTGCTTCGGAAATTTTACTACCCCTGGAGACGCGATCGGGACAGCGGGGGGCTGTCGTCTGTAATCAATATAATAGTCCTCGCGATTGGATAGATAGTGATGTGGAACTATTACGAGCCGTAGTAGATCAATTAGCGATCGCCATTGACCAAGCCGAACTTTACGCCCAAACTAGAGCCGCCGCCTTAGCCGCCCAAACTCAAGCCTTCCACCTAAGCGAGGCTCTCCAGGACTTGCAACAAAAAGAGTCACAATTGATTCAAAGTGAAAAAATGTCTAGTTTAGGACAAATGGTGGCGGGGGTAGCCCACGAAATTAATAACCCGGTTAATTTTATCTATGGGAACCTCACCTATGCCCGCGATTATACTAAGGATCTGCTGGAATTGGTGGAACTGTATCAAGAACAATATCCAGAACCCCTGGAAGTGATCCAAGAACGCATAGAAGATATTGACCTAGACTTTTTGGTGGAGGATTTACCGAAAATCCTGTCTTCCATGGAAATGGGAGCCGATCGCATTCGTCAAATTGTCGTCTCTCTACGGAACTTCTCCCGTTTAGACGAGGCGGAAATGAAACCCGTGGATATTCACGAGGGTATTGATAGCACCTTATTGATTCTGCAAAACCGCCTGAAAGCAAAAGGTAGTAGTTCTGGTATTGAACTGGTTAAAAAATATGGTCAACTTCCTAGGGTGGAATGTTATGCGGGACAGCTTAACCAGGTGTTTATGAATATTCTCAGTAATGCGATCGATGCTTTAGATAATCAACCAGACCCCCGTATGATCACCATTACCACCGAAGTCGTATCAATTAGCTCTGGGTCTAACTTATTTCCACTTCCCGCTTCTGATGTCATCAAAACCACCTCTGAAGGGATGATCAAACCTCCCGTATCCAAAAGCGAACAGGTGTTGATTGAGATTCATGACAATGGTCAAGGTATTCCAGAGGATTTAAAAAATCGATTGTTTGATCCATTTTTTACCACTAAACCCGTTGGGAAGGGGACCGGACTGGGACTATCAATTAGTTACCGGATTATTGTTGAAAAGCACGGAGGAAGCCTCAAATGTATCTCCAAGCCGGGAGATGGCTGCACATTTGCGATTCAGATTCCTATTCAACCCCCCCCGGAACTCAAGCACGCTCATTAG
- a CDS encoding transglutaminase-like domain-containing protein, producing MKFNLGCQLNYEIYSDSTLIFNIAVCNNRFQNILQEDLHIAPDVPMDEYIPPELENRYIRVNSPTGNLEVSYQATVEFKPFEEHPHDIPEVPPAKLPLDVLPYLYPSRYCESDRLMRFAQTEFGDLVPDYSRVTAICNWIYENVTYLSGSTNAHTSAFDTATERAGVCRDFAHLGIAFCRSLNIPARFVTGYAYDLQPPDFHAYFEAYLGDRWYLFDATRLVPRTGLIRIGTGRDAADVSFATIFGSVFMSKMELFVDCISPGECPIYTEEAIAFLE from the coding sequence ATGAAATTCAATTTAGGCTGTCAGCTAAATTATGAGATTTATAGCGATAGTACCTTAATTTTCAATATTGCAGTTTGCAATAACCGATTTCAAAATATCCTCCAAGAAGACCTACACATTGCACCTGATGTTCCTATGGATGAATACATTCCTCCAGAACTAGAAAACCGATACATTAGGGTTAATTCACCTACCGGAAATTTGGAAGTATCTTATCAAGCCACAGTTGAATTTAAACCCTTTGAAGAACACCCTCACGATATTCCAGAAGTTCCCCCAGCGAAACTGCCTTTGGATGTGTTACCTTATTTATATCCTAGTCGCTATTGTGAGTCCGATCGCTTGATGCGGTTCGCCCAGACCGAGTTTGGTGATTTAGTTCCTGACTATTCGCGAGTGACAGCTATCTGTAATTGGATTTATGAAAATGTCACTTATTTATCAGGGAGTACCAACGCCCATACCTCCGCTTTTGATACCGCCACCGAAAGGGCGGGAGTTTGTCGAGATTTTGCCCATTTAGGTATTGCTTTCTGTCGGTCTTTGAATATTCCCGCGCGGTTTGTGACTGGCTATGCTTATGATTTGCAACCCCCCGATTTTCATGCCTATTTTGAGGCTTATTTAGGCGATCGCTGGTATTTGTTTGATGCGACTCGTTTAGTTCCCCGGACTGGGTTGATCCGCATTGGGACCGGAAGAGATGCAGCCGATGTTTCTTTTGCTACCATTTTCGGGTCAGTCTTTATGTCGAAAATGGAGTTATTTGTTGATTGTATCAGTCCCGGTGAATGTCCTATATATACTGAGGAGGCGATCGCCTTTTTGGAGTAG
- the map gene encoding type I methionyl aminopeptidase — translation MGTETIVLLSSREIEKMRQAGKLAAQLLNHLEPMVKPGVSTLELNDEAERWTQAHGARSAPLGYNGFPKSICTSVNEVICHGIPSAKQILQDGDIINIDVTPIVDGYHGDTSKTFFVGNPSPTAQKLVEVTEECLRRAIATVKPGSRIGDIGAAIQEYAESYGFSVVRDFVGHGVNTVFHTAPQIPHYGTRGKGKKLRSGMVFTIEPMINEGTWEAEVLDDGWTAITTDGKLSAQFEHTIAVTDQGVDILTLP, via the coding sequence ATGGGAACCGAAACAATCGTACTGCTATCGAGCCGAGAAATTGAAAAGATGCGCCAAGCCGGAAAGTTAGCCGCGCAACTACTGAACCACCTAGAACCGATGGTTAAACCAGGAGTCAGTACCCTAGAACTCAACGATGAAGCCGAACGCTGGACTCAGGCTCATGGTGCCCGTAGCGCTCCCCTCGGTTATAATGGGTTCCCCAAGTCTATTTGTACCAGTGTTAACGAAGTTATCTGTCACGGTATCCCCAGCGCCAAGCAGATTCTTCAAGATGGAGATATCATCAATATTGATGTCACCCCTATAGTTGATGGCTACCACGGCGACACCTCAAAAACCTTTTTTGTAGGTAATCCTTCCCCGACGGCTCAAAAATTGGTTGAAGTCACGGAGGAATGTTTGCGGCGGGCTATTGCGACGGTGAAACCGGGTAGTCGCATAGGGGATATTGGGGCTGCTATTCAAGAGTACGCGGAAAGTTATGGGTTTTCTGTAGTGCGGGATTTTGTCGGTCACGGGGTTAATACGGTCTTTCATACAGCACCGCAAATTCCCCATTATGGAACCCGTGGAAAAGGTAAAAAACTGCGCTCAGGAATGGTTTTTACGATTGAACCGATGATTAATGAGGGAACCTGGGAAGCAGAGGTACTCGATGATGGTTGGACAGCAATTACCACAGATGGTAAGCTGTCTGCTCAATTTGAACACACGATCGCTGTAACTGACCAGGGAGTTGATATTTTAACTTTACCATAG
- a CDS encoding DUF4870 domain-containing protein: MTDRRNQIDQESRTWGMIAHLSSFVGYVIPVANIVGPLVIWLLKKDEMPFVEYQAKEALNFQISILIYLFVSIVLIVFLVGIPLLFAVLLFDLIFTIVAASKANEGIRYRYPLTLRLIK; encoded by the coding sequence ATGACTGATCGACGGAACCAGATAGATCAAGAAAGCAGAACTTGGGGTATGATCGCACACCTGAGCTCTTTTGTGGGTTATGTCATACCTGTGGCTAATATCGTTGGACCTTTGGTGATTTGGCTGCTGAAAAAGGATGAGATGCCATTTGTTGAATATCAAGCTAAAGAAGCGTTGAATTTTCAAATCAGCATTTTGATATATCTGTTTGTATCCATCGTGTTGATTGTGTTTTTAGTTGGAATTCCTCTGCTATTTGCGGTGTTGTTGTTTGATTTGATTTTTACTATTGTGGCAGCCAGCAAAGCTAATGAGGGTATCAGATATCGCTATCCTTTGACTTTAAGATTGATTAAATGA
- the zds gene encoding 9,9'-di-cis-zeta-carotene desaturase, translating to MRVAIAGAGLAGMATAVDLVDAGHEVELFESRPFVGGKVGSWVDPEGNHVEMGLHVFFGCYYQLFDLMKKVGAFENLRLKDHIHCFVNRDGVIGSLDFRFITGAPFNGLKAFFTTSQLSVQDKLQNAIALGTSPIVRGLVDFEGAMRNIRDLDQVSFADWFRRQGGSEGSLKRMWNPIAYALGFIDTENISARCMLTIFQFFAAKTEASVLRMLEGSPAEYLHKPIVNYLQQRGAKIHLRRRVREIQFTEIDGQTHVTGLVVAQGETEETIIADAYVCACDVPGAQKMLPEAWRKWPEFDNIYKLDTVPVATVQLRFDGWVTELQDSLARQQLEKAAGIDNLLYTADADFSCFADLALTSPGDYYRPGQGSLLQLVLTPGDPFIKQNNEAIANHVLQQVHQLFPSSRELNMTWYSVVKLAQSLYREAPGMDPYRPPQKTPIANFFLAGSYTQQDYIDSMEGATLSGRQAARVILENAANFLQMSKPGVQP from the coding sequence ATGCGGGTTGCGATCGCTGGAGCTGGATTAGCTGGCATGGCCACGGCTGTTGATCTGGTTGATGCCGGACATGAAGTAGAACTATTTGAGTCTCGCCCCTTTGTGGGTGGTAAAGTAGGTAGCTGGGTAGACCCAGAAGGTAATCATGTCGAAATGGGTCTGCACGTCTTTTTTGGCTGCTACTACCAACTATTTGATTTAATGAAAAAGGTGGGAGCCTTTGAGAATCTGCGATTAAAAGACCATATTCACTGCTTTGTCAACCGCGATGGCGTGATCGGAAGTTTAGATTTCCGGTTCATCACTGGCGCACCCTTCAACGGACTCAAGGCCTTTTTCACAACTTCTCAGCTTTCCGTTCAGGATAAATTGCAAAATGCGATCGCCCTGGGAACTAGCCCCATTGTCCGGGGTTTGGTAGACTTTGAGGGAGCCATGAGAAACATTCGAGACCTAGATCAAGTCAGTTTTGCGGACTGGTTTCGCCGCCAGGGAGGGTCTGAAGGTAGCCTCAAACGAATGTGGAACCCCATCGCCTATGCTTTAGGTTTTATCGATACTGAAAATATCTCCGCGCGCTGTATGCTGACGATTTTTCAGTTTTTCGCCGCCAAAACAGAAGCCTCCGTCTTGCGAATGTTGGAAGGGTCTCCAGCGGAATATCTCCATAAACCTATTGTTAACTATCTCCAACAACGGGGCGCTAAAATTCATCTGCGACGACGGGTTAGAGAAATTCAGTTTACCGAAATTGACGGCCAAACCCATGTCACTGGCTTGGTGGTAGCCCAAGGGGAAACCGAAGAAACCATTATTGCAGATGCTTATGTTTGCGCCTGTGATGTTCCTGGGGCTCAAAAAATGCTCCCAGAGGCTTGGCGAAAATGGCCGGAATTTGACAATATTTACAAGTTAGATACTGTTCCCGTAGCCACAGTGCAATTGCGCTTTGATGGTTGGGTAACAGAACTTCAAGACTCACTCGCACGCCAACAGTTAGAAAAAGCCGCAGGTATAGATAACTTGCTGTATACTGCTGATGCCGATTTCTCCTGTTTTGCTGATTTGGCTTTAACCAGTCCGGGGGACTATTACCGTCCCGGACAGGGTTCTCTGCTACAGTTAGTTTTGACTCCTGGCGACCCTTTTATTAAACAAAATAATGAGGCGATCGCCAATCATGTTCTCCAGCAAGTTCACCAACTTTTCCCATCTTCCCGAGAGTTAAATATGACTTGGTATAGTGTAGTTAAACTAGCCCAGTCCCTCTATCGGGAAGCCCCCGGAATGGACCCCTACCGTCCCCCCCAAAAAACTCCCATTGCTAACTTTTTCTTGGCTGGAAGTTACACACAACAGGATTATATTGATAGCATGGAAGGTGCTACCCTCTCTGGGCGACAGGCTGCCCGTGTGATCCTGGAAAATGCTGCTAACTTTCTCCAAATGAGCAAGCCGGGCGTACAGCCATAA